In Carassius gibelio isolate Cgi1373 ecotype wild population from Czech Republic chromosome B17, carGib1.2-hapl.c, whole genome shotgun sequence, a single window of DNA contains:
- the LOC127975901 gene encoding transmembrane protein 151B-like: protein MLSLDLETDTTAEDTAPSSPDGGAQTPASLDVLEEQWPIKQSLSASMCRETHWRCLLLSLLMYSCLGAVTWCQLTQVTKLSFDSSSTSLTTSMNSLKGGGRAMIYHDSPCSDGYVYIPLAFLLMLYAVYLMECWHCRARSELQCKANIDSVYDRVLRMRQARPCVWWKAISYHFVRRTRQVTRYRNGDAYTTMQVYHERVNTHVAEGEFDYGRYGMRDVSRNLRGLEGHVATRLHFSKCFSFTGAGPENAYLNQRARFFSEIEGLDDYMEAREGMLLKNVDFKEHLIAYVDPDQMPWYTSRVTFWLAALLMLSWPLRVLIEYRTAFVHYQVEKLFGLEYSNNSPSPEVDATTRNNRYGLPRAETVDSTELEWHIRTNRQLIPSYSEAMLMNLGTSGSNQRDSISSNQLLLDSCSTQSYGTLVQNCEHCCEHEGGQRRPTISSSCSSIFSRHTFHSRLSLDTSHFSLCRMYGSRRTVGLWRSRSSTLTDRCCPDEQCCRSYTSQLALNDSPPNYQDARFFPVLIVHRPEGCGDSSEVRRYYVRRGSCSVETSV, encoded by the exons ATGTTGTCTCTAGATCTGGAAACTGATACTACTGCGGAGGACACCGCGCCGAGCTCCCCAGATGGAGGCGCGCAGACACCGGCCAGTCTCGATGTGCTGGAAGAG CAATGGCCAATAAAACAGTCCCTAAGTGCCTCTATGTGCCGCGAGACGCACTGGCGATGCCTCCTCCTTTCGCTGCTCATGTACAGCTGCCTGGGTGCCGTGACCTGGTGTCAGCTCACCCAGGTCACCAAGCTGAGCTTCGATTCCTCCAGTACTTCCCTCACAACCTCAATGAACTCTCTCAAAGGAGGAGGTCGCGCCATGATATACCACGACAGCCCTTGCTCTGATGGCTATGTGTACATCCCCTTGGCCTTCCTGCTCATGCTCTACGCTGTTTACCTTATGGAGTGCTGGCACTGTCGCGCCCGCAGTGAGTTACAATGCAAGGCCAACATTGACAGCGTGTATGACAGGGTTCTACGGATGCGGCAAGCCCGACCATGTGTATGGTGGAAAGCCATCAGTTACCATTTTGTACGCAGGACTCGACAAGTAACGCGTTACCGGAATGGAGATGCCTACACAACCATGCAGGTTTATCACGAGCGGGTTAACACACATGTAGCCGAGGGTGAGTTCGACTACGGTCGCTACGGAATGAGAGACGTCTCCCGCAACTTGCGCGGACTGGAGGGTCACGTGGCGACACGGTTGCATTTCTCCAAGTGCTTTAGCTTCACAGGAGCAGGACCTGAAAATGCTTACCTCAACCAACGAGCCAGGTTCTTCTCGGAAATCGAAGGACTGGATGACTACATGGAAGCCCGTGAAGGAATGCTGCTGAAGAACGTCGACTTTAAGGAGCACCTCATCGCTTACGTTGATCCCGACCAAATGCCATGGTACACCTCTCGGGTCACCTTCTGGTTGGCGGCTCTACTCATGCTCTCCTGGCCTTTGCGAGTGCTGATAGAGTACCGTACAGCGTTTGTGCACTACCAAGTCGAGAAACTCTTCGGACTAGAGTATAGCAACAACAGCCCATCTCCAGAAGTCGACGCCACCACGAGGAACAATCGCTACGGCCTTCCAAGAGCAGAAACCGTTGATAGTACGGAGCTGGAATGGCACATTCGAACAAACCGCCAGCTTATACCAAGCTACTCAGAGGCCATGCTAATGAACCTGGGGACTTCTGGTTCAAACCAAAGAGACAGCATTTCCTCCAACCAACTGCTGTTGGACAGCTGCTCGACACAGAGCTACGGGACACTGGTGCAGAACTGTGAGCACTGTTGTGAACACGAAGGTGGGCAAAGACGCCCGACTATCAGCTCTAGCTGTTCCTCCATCTTCTCTCGCCACACCTTCCACTCCCGTTTGTCCCTGGACACCTCGCACTTCTCACTTTGCCGCATGTACGGCTCCAGGCGCACCGTGGGACTTTGGAGGAGCCGCAGTAGTACACTTACAGATCGCTGCTGCCCCGATGAACAGTGCTGCAGGTCTTACACCAGTCAGCTTGCGCTTAATGACAGCCCGCCGAACTACCAAGACGCCCGCTTCTTCCCAGTCCTCATTGTACATCGGCCTGAGGGCTGTGGGGACTCCTCTGAGGTGAGGAGATATTATGTTCGCAGAGGCTCCTGTTCTGTGGAGACTTCGGTTTAG